A genomic window from Pungitius pungitius chromosome 12, fPunPun2.1, whole genome shotgun sequence includes:
- the timp2b gene encoding metalloproteinase inhibitor 2b codes for MSWTTSGGLATLVILFLWRVDEMAEACSCSPTHPQQAFCNSDVVIKAKVVGRHMVDVGNDIYGNPVKQVKYDLKQIKMFKGPTRDFDAVYTPPISAVCGVTLENDGKEYLITGKLETDGTMHITLCDFIHPWEALSATQKKSLVQRYEMGCDCKITRCTSIPCMISGPAECLWTDWVIEKTVNGGQAKHFSCVKRSDDSCAWYRGEATPKKDFLDIEDP; via the exons ATGTCCTGGACGACGAGCGGTGGTCTGGCCACTCTGGTCATCCTGTTTCTGTGGAGGGTGGATGAGATGGCAGAAGCCTGCAGCTGCTCCCCTACGCATCCTCAGCAGGCGTTTTGCAACTCAGACGTCG TTATCAAGGCAAAGGTGGTTGGAAGGCACATGGTTGACGTTGGCAACGACATCTATGGAAACCCCGTTAAGCAGGTCAAGTATGACCTCAAACAAATCAAG ATGTTCAAAGGTCCCACCCGGGATTTTGATGCCGTGTACACGCCTCCCATCTCTGCAGTGTGCGGGGTGACTCTTGAAAATGATGGCAAGGAGTATCTTATCACAG GCAAACTGGAGACTGACGGGACGATGCATATCACACTGTGCGACTTCATTCATCCCTGGGAGGCCCTGAGCGCCACGCAGAAGAAGAGCCTGGTCCAGCGCTACGAGATGGGCTGTGATTGCAAG ATCACCCGCTGCACCTCCATCCCCTGCATGATCAGCGGCCCGGCGGAGTGCCTGTGGACGGACTGGGTGATCGAGAAGACGGTCAACGGAGGGCAGGCCAAACACTTTTCCTGCGTCAAGAGGAGCGACGACTCTTGCGCCTGGTACAGAGGAGAAGCTACACCCAAAAAGGATTTCCTGGACATCGAAGACCCTTAA
- the LOC119220548 gene encoding galectin-3-binding protein B-like, with protein sequence MLVHRKLLTLWLLLLLHVSGSAARFNLFGHKKNPVPQEGDVRLFGGGVADGRVEIYHEGQWGTVCDDDWDLAEAQVVCRQLRFPGAHSVVIGKDYSKAPGPIWLDDLKCQGTENYLSTCTFKSWGTSDCSHKEDVGVICETSGSNVTGRDSSYSLDHSISLSDERGQIFDSGSGCDFSITVMSATGNTEEDGTPEMAGSTVCAHKAILSQFPLFNASEGISGITVDIGQACQQNFSSFIRYIYTRKVEVTFSSVQCLHWLASKFGVKQLMEDTGRLFSQILPEDATFHTQVSLYEYAAETGDLVLQENCIQYLAWNYQNLTSSPAWTQLSVELLGALLLRSDLVVPDEYFLLWNVESWIREKGDSISSETQVDLLKRIRFPMIPAEALNDLESNSSLYATHEAMYRENLLKALQFNVLLFGNLVSNPKFDKDSDDYRPRIYTAEPWSTAMNRTQNRQMHYNQYNQYNQYYQYYPSSRVINTPVHNSLIFKNNKIQWEANVFNNQQECSNRGVRCESFPSARLAPQNSLSEWRHILFRNRLLLMCQGTYIFQVQDFKNHMAVNGSLAPAYPCPDDQYTYQFVVRPEYV encoded by the exons ATGCTTGTACATCGAAAACTTCTTACTCTGTGGCTTCTGCTACTTCTCCATGTGTCTGGAAGTGCAGCAAGATTTAACCTCTTTG GCCACAAAAAGAACCCCGTGCCGCAGGAAGGTGACGTGAGGCTGTTTGGCGGCGGTGTCGCCGACGGCCGCGTGGAGATCTACCACGAGGGACAGTGGGGAACGGTGTGTGACGACGACTGGGACCTGGCCGAGGCCCAGGTGGTCTGTCGTCAGCTCCGCTTCCCTGGAGCTCACTCTGTGGTCATTGGGAAGGACTACAGTAAAG CGCCCGGACCTATTTGGCTGGATGATCTCAAATGTCAAGGCACAGAGAACTACCTTTCCACGTGCACTTTCAAAAGCTGGGGGACGAGTGACTGCAGCCACAAAGAGGACGTTGGAGTCATTTGTGAAACGAGCG GCTCCAATGTGACCGGCCGTGATTCGTCGTACTCGCTGGACCACAGCATCAGTCTGTCTGACGAGCGCGGCCAGATCTTTGACAGCGGGAGCGGCTGTGACTTCTCCATCACGGTCATGAGTGCGACtggaaacacagaggaagacGGCACGCCAGAGATGGCCGGATCAACGGTTTGTGCCCACAAAGCGATCCTCTCCCAATTCCCTCTCTTCAATGCCTCGGAGGGGATCAGCGGCATCACAGTCGACATCGGCCAGGCCTGCCAGCAGaacttctcctccttcatcag GTACATTTACACCCGCAAGGTGGAAGTGACCTTCTCCTCAGTGCAGTGCCTCCACTGGCTGGCTTCTAAGTTCGGGGTGAAGCAGCTGATGGAGGACACAGGCCGTCTGTTCTCTCAAATCCTCCCAGAAGACGCCACGTTCCACACGCAGGTGTCCCTTTACGAATATGCAGCGGAGACGGGGGACTTGGTCCTGCAGGAGAACTGTATTCAGTATCTGGCCTGGAACTACCAAAATCTGACAAGTTCCCCGGCTTGGACTCAACTCTCCGTCGAGCTCCTCGGAGCCCTTCTACTGCGCTCCGACCTGGTGGTGCCAGATGAATATTTCCTGCTTTGGAATGTGGAGAGCTGGATCAGAGAGAAGGGCGACTCCATCAGTTCGGAAACCCAGGTCGACTTGTTGAAACGCATCCGTTTCCCCATGATCCCCGCCGAGGCACTCAATGACCTGGAGTCCAACTCTTCCCTCTACGCCACTCACGAGGCTATGTATCGGGAGAACCTCTTGAAAGCCTTACAGTTTAATGTTCTGCTCTTCGGCAATCTGGTATCCAACCCAAAGTTCGACAAAGACAGCGACGATTACCGCCCGAGGATCTACACGGCCGAGCCGTGGAGCACCGCTATGAATCGCACCCAAAACCGCCAGATGCATTACAATCAATACAATCAATACAATCAATACTATCAATACTATCCTTCCTCCAGGGTTATCAACACACCTGTCCACAACAGCCTGATCTTCAAGAACAACAAGATCCAGTGGGAAGCAAATGTCTTCAACAACCAACAGGAATGTTCAAACCGAGGCGTGAGATGTGAGTCGTTCCCTTCAGCGCGGCTGGCGCCTCAAAACAGTCTGAGTGAATGGCGCCACATCCTCTTTCGTAATCGCCTCCTGCTGATGTGTCAAGGCACGTACATCTTTCAGGTGCAGGACTTCAAGAACCACATGGCTGTGAATGGGAGCCTGGCTCCTGCTTATCCCTGTCCCGATGACCAGTACACCTACCAGTTTGTGGTCAGACCGGAGTATGTCTGA
- the cant1a gene encoding soluble calcium-activated nucleotidase 1 isoform X2, translated as MAQGQRSGSSSSRRRRRAQSGPASSMPAPSGFASPEKNEPVNNLLISVGGLPMLASMANTTDPRFRLKWRPIVAVAFFLATFLVLFMHLRSRSDDPHGWRAARVDGRPPAPRYNDTYPLSPPERTPHGARYRIGLIADLDKRSRRNQTLAWFSYLRRGHLSVSPSGDKVAVEWDAERVVLESSLSEKGRGMELSELVAFNGKLYSVDDRTGVVYHIDGDKIVPWVILADGDGSVAKGFKAEWMAVKDQHLYVGGLGKEWTTTEGVFVNNNPSWVKVVGFRGDVQHENWVPVYKSLKAAAGLEPPGYLIHESAAWSEALQRWFFLPRRASKERYEEAADERRGTNLALSCSADFRDILVSRVGPLNPTHGFSSFKFVPNTDDQVIVALKSEEDGDKVATYITAFTLKGRILMPETLIGDVKYEGLEFI; from the exons ATGGCGCAGGGTCAGCgctccggcagcagcagcagcaggaggagacgacGGG ctcaatccGGGCCTGCGTCCTCCATGCCTGCTCCCTCGGGCTTCGCTTCACCGGAGAAGAATGAGCCTGTGAACAACCTGCTCATCTCTGTCGGAGGCCTCCCCATGTTGGCGTCCATGGCCAACACCACCGACCCCCGCTTCCGCCTCAAGTGGAGGCCCATCGTGGCGGTGGCCTTCTTCCTGGCGACTTTCCTGGTGCTCTTCATGCACCTGCGCTCCCGCTCCGACGACCCGCACGGCTGGAGGGCCGCCCGCGTGGACGgccgcccgcccgccccccgCTACAACGACACCTACCCTCTCAGCCCGCCGGAGCGCACGCCGCACGGCGCCCGCTACCGCATCGGACTCATCGCCGACCTGGACAAGAGGTCCCGCAGAAACCAGACGCTGGCGTGGTTCAGCTACCTGCGGCGGGGCCATCTGTCGGTGTCCCCGAGCGGTGACAAGGTGGCGGTGGAGTGGGACGCGGAGAGGGTGGTGCTGGAGAGCAGCCTGTCGGAGAAGGGGAGGGGCATGGAGCTGTCCGAGCTGGTCGCGTTCAACGGGAAGCTCTACAGCGTCGACGACCGGACGGGCGTAGTCTACCACATCGACGGGGACAAGATCGTGCCCTGGGTCATCTTGGCCGACGGCGACGGCAGCGTAGCCAAAG GGTTCAAAGCCGAGTGGATGGCGGTGAAGGACCAGCACCTGTACGTCGGCGGTCTGGGGAAAGAGTGGACCACCACTGAGGGGGTGTTTGTCAACAACAACCCGAGCTGGGTGAAGGTAGTGGGCTTCAGGGGGGACGTGCAACACGAGAACTGGGTTCCCGTCTACAAATCTCTCAAGGCTGCTGCAGGGTTGGAGCCTCCAG GGTACCTCATCCACGAGTCAGCGGCGTGGAGCGAAGCCCTGCAGCGCTGGTTTTTCCTCCCCCGGCGCGCCAGCAAGGAGCGCTACGAGGAGGCGGCGGACGAGCGCCGCGGCACCAACCTCGCCCTCAGCTGCTCGGCGGATTTCCGCGACATCCTCGTGAGCCGCGTGGGTCCGCTTAACCCCACCCACGGGTTCTCCTCCTTCAAGTTCGTCCCGAACACAGACGACCAGGTCATCGTGGCTCTCAAGTCGGAGGAGGACGGCGACAAGGTTGCCACGTACATCACGGCCTTCACGCTCAAAGGACGCATCCTGATGCCTGAAACCCTGATCGGGGATGTGAAGTACGAGGGCTTGGAGTTCATATGA
- the cant1a gene encoding soluble calcium-activated nucleotidase 1 isoform X1: MSDRPATGTTDATGPRHLLMETQSGPASSMPAPSGFASPEKNEPVNNLLISVGGLPMLASMANTTDPRFRLKWRPIVAVAFFLATFLVLFMHLRSRSDDPHGWRAARVDGRPPAPRYNDTYPLSPPERTPHGARYRIGLIADLDKRSRRNQTLAWFSYLRRGHLSVSPSGDKVAVEWDAERVVLESSLSEKGRGMELSELVAFNGKLYSVDDRTGVVYHIDGDKIVPWVILADGDGSVAKGFKAEWMAVKDQHLYVGGLGKEWTTTEGVFVNNNPSWVKVVGFRGDVQHENWVPVYKSLKAAAGLEPPGYLIHESAAWSEALQRWFFLPRRASKERYEEAADERRGTNLALSCSADFRDILVSRVGPLNPTHGFSSFKFVPNTDDQVIVALKSEEDGDKVATYITAFTLKGRILMPETLIGDVKYEGLEFI, from the exons ATGAGTGACCGGCCTGCCACCGGGACTACAGATGCAACCGGCCCACGGCATCTGTTAATGGAGA ctcaatccGGGCCTGCGTCCTCCATGCCTGCTCCCTCGGGCTTCGCTTCACCGGAGAAGAATGAGCCTGTGAACAACCTGCTCATCTCTGTCGGAGGCCTCCCCATGTTGGCGTCCATGGCCAACACCACCGACCCCCGCTTCCGCCTCAAGTGGAGGCCCATCGTGGCGGTGGCCTTCTTCCTGGCGACTTTCCTGGTGCTCTTCATGCACCTGCGCTCCCGCTCCGACGACCCGCACGGCTGGAGGGCCGCCCGCGTGGACGgccgcccgcccgccccccgCTACAACGACACCTACCCTCTCAGCCCGCCGGAGCGCACGCCGCACGGCGCCCGCTACCGCATCGGACTCATCGCCGACCTGGACAAGAGGTCCCGCAGAAACCAGACGCTGGCGTGGTTCAGCTACCTGCGGCGGGGCCATCTGTCGGTGTCCCCGAGCGGTGACAAGGTGGCGGTGGAGTGGGACGCGGAGAGGGTGGTGCTGGAGAGCAGCCTGTCGGAGAAGGGGAGGGGCATGGAGCTGTCCGAGCTGGTCGCGTTCAACGGGAAGCTCTACAGCGTCGACGACCGGACGGGCGTAGTCTACCACATCGACGGGGACAAGATCGTGCCCTGGGTCATCTTGGCCGACGGCGACGGCAGCGTAGCCAAAG GGTTCAAAGCCGAGTGGATGGCGGTGAAGGACCAGCACCTGTACGTCGGCGGTCTGGGGAAAGAGTGGACCACCACTGAGGGGGTGTTTGTCAACAACAACCCGAGCTGGGTGAAGGTAGTGGGCTTCAGGGGGGACGTGCAACACGAGAACTGGGTTCCCGTCTACAAATCTCTCAAGGCTGCTGCAGGGTTGGAGCCTCCAG GGTACCTCATCCACGAGTCAGCGGCGTGGAGCGAAGCCCTGCAGCGCTGGTTTTTCCTCCCCCGGCGCGCCAGCAAGGAGCGCTACGAGGAGGCGGCGGACGAGCGCCGCGGCACCAACCTCGCCCTCAGCTGCTCGGCGGATTTCCGCGACATCCTCGTGAGCCGCGTGGGTCCGCTTAACCCCACCCACGGGTTCTCCTCCTTCAAGTTCGTCCCGAACACAGACGACCAGGTCATCGTGGCTCTCAAGTCGGAGGAGGACGGCGACAAGGTTGCCACGTACATCACGGCCTTCACGCTCAAAGGACGCATCCTGATGCCTGAAACCCTGATCGGGGATGTGAAGTACGAGGGCTTGGAGTTCATATGA
- the cant1a gene encoding soluble calcium-activated nucleotidase 1 isoform X3 → MPAPSGFASPEKNEPVNNLLISVGGLPMLASMANTTDPRFRLKWRPIVAVAFFLATFLVLFMHLRSRSDDPHGWRAARVDGRPPAPRYNDTYPLSPPERTPHGARYRIGLIADLDKRSRRNQTLAWFSYLRRGHLSVSPSGDKVAVEWDAERVVLESSLSEKGRGMELSELVAFNGKLYSVDDRTGVVYHIDGDKIVPWVILADGDGSVAKGFKAEWMAVKDQHLYVGGLGKEWTTTEGVFVNNNPSWVKVVGFRGDVQHENWVPVYKSLKAAAGLEPPGYLIHESAAWSEALQRWFFLPRRASKERYEEAADERRGTNLALSCSADFRDILVSRVGPLNPTHGFSSFKFVPNTDDQVIVALKSEEDGDKVATYITAFTLKGRILMPETLIGDVKYEGLEFI, encoded by the exons ATGCCTGCTCCCTCGGGCTTCGCTTCACCGGAGAAGAATGAGCCTGTGAACAACCTGCTCATCTCTGTCGGAGGCCTCCCCATGTTGGCGTCCATGGCCAACACCACCGACCCCCGCTTCCGCCTCAAGTGGAGGCCCATCGTGGCGGTGGCCTTCTTCCTGGCGACTTTCCTGGTGCTCTTCATGCACCTGCGCTCCCGCTCCGACGACCCGCACGGCTGGAGGGCCGCCCGCGTGGACGgccgcccgcccgccccccgCTACAACGACACCTACCCTCTCAGCCCGCCGGAGCGCACGCCGCACGGCGCCCGCTACCGCATCGGACTCATCGCCGACCTGGACAAGAGGTCCCGCAGAAACCAGACGCTGGCGTGGTTCAGCTACCTGCGGCGGGGCCATCTGTCGGTGTCCCCGAGCGGTGACAAGGTGGCGGTGGAGTGGGACGCGGAGAGGGTGGTGCTGGAGAGCAGCCTGTCGGAGAAGGGGAGGGGCATGGAGCTGTCCGAGCTGGTCGCGTTCAACGGGAAGCTCTACAGCGTCGACGACCGGACGGGCGTAGTCTACCACATCGACGGGGACAAGATCGTGCCCTGGGTCATCTTGGCCGACGGCGACGGCAGCGTAGCCAAAG GGTTCAAAGCCGAGTGGATGGCGGTGAAGGACCAGCACCTGTACGTCGGCGGTCTGGGGAAAGAGTGGACCACCACTGAGGGGGTGTTTGTCAACAACAACCCGAGCTGGGTGAAGGTAGTGGGCTTCAGGGGGGACGTGCAACACGAGAACTGGGTTCCCGTCTACAAATCTCTCAAGGCTGCTGCAGGGTTGGAGCCTCCAG GGTACCTCATCCACGAGTCAGCGGCGTGGAGCGAAGCCCTGCAGCGCTGGTTTTTCCTCCCCCGGCGCGCCAGCAAGGAGCGCTACGAGGAGGCGGCGGACGAGCGCCGCGGCACCAACCTCGCCCTCAGCTGCTCGGCGGATTTCCGCGACATCCTCGTGAGCCGCGTGGGTCCGCTTAACCCCACCCACGGGTTCTCCTCCTTCAAGTTCGTCCCGAACACAGACGACCAGGTCATCGTGGCTCTCAAGTCGGAGGAGGACGGCGACAAGGTTGCCACGTACATCACGGCCTTCACGCTCAAAGGACGCATCCTGATGCCTGAAACCCTGATCGGGGATGTGAAGTACGAGGGCTTGGAGTTCATATGA